The Euphorbia lathyris chromosome 8, ddEupLath1.1, whole genome shotgun sequence genome has a window encoding:
- the LOC136202761 gene encoding probable CCR4-associated factor 1 homolog 7: MSILPKGDSIHIREVWNDNLEEEFTLIREIVDEFSYVAMDTEFPGVVLRPVGNFKNINDYNYQTLKDNVDMLKLIQLGLTFSDENGNLPTCGTDKFCIWQFNFREFNITDDIFASDSIELLRQCGIDFKMNSEKGIDVSRFGELLMSSGIVLNDSVNWVTFHSGYDFGYLLKLLTCRMLPETQSGFFDLIKMYFPMVYDIKHLMKFCNSLHGGLNKLAELLEVERVGVCHQAGSDSLLTSCTFRKLRDNFFNGSTEKYAGVLYGLGVENGQNTN, translated from the coding sequence ATGTCAATTCTACCAAAGGGCGACTCTATTCATATTCGAGAGGTGTGGAATGATAATCTAGAGGAGGAATTTACTTTGATTCGAGAAAttgttgatgaatttagttATGTAGCTATGGATACTGAGTTCCCCGGAGTTGTTCTTCGTCCGGTGGGGAATTTCAAGAACATCAACGATTATAATTATCAAACGTTGAAGGATAACGTTGACATGTTGAAATTGATCCAGTTGGGTCTAACTTTCTCTGATGAGAACGGGAATTTGCCTACTTGTGGAACGGATAAGTTTTGCATATGGCAGTTCAATTTCCGTGAATTCAACATCACTGATGACATATTCGCTAGTGATTCAATCGAATTACTGCGTCAATGCGGGATTGATTTCAAGATGAATAGCGAAAAGGGTATTGATGTTAGTCGATTCGGGGAGCTTCTAATGTCTTCAGGCATTGTGTTGAATGATAGTGTTAATTGGGTTACATTTCATAGCGGATACGATTTCGGTTACTTGCTTAAGCTTTTAACTTGCAGGATGTTGCCTGAGACACAATCGGGGTTCTTCGATTTGATTAAGATGTACTTTCCAATGGTATATGATATCAAACATTTGATGAAGTTCTGCAATAGTCTTCATGGTGGTTTGAACAAGTTAGCTGAACTTTTGGAGGTTGAAAGAGTTGGAGTTTGCCATCAAGCAGGCTCTGATAGTTTGCTTACTTCTTGCACATTTAGGAAGTTGAGAGACAACTTCTTCAATGGTTCAACAGAGAAGTATGCAGGTGTTCTTTACGGTCTCGGTGTCGAAAATGGTCAAAATACTAATTGA
- the LOC136202615 gene encoding cytochrome b561, DM13 and DOMON domain-containing protein At5g54830, with translation MIRSGSFFISFMYHDRRLFLLLGFIFFYLCHADPGEKSCTNTSSHVGFESGFTMVQNQLRGVMTIIDDCSFRVSHFDMISGSEVRWWGAIGLDFGNLTNGFIISDRLLNGTYRNASFVVQLSNNITWDRIRVISVWDIPTASDFGHVILTNESALIPGLAPSPSNNDTASQGSKNWSLSAAPTMLDNCKVLSERYRVRWNLSVDKGFIDIGLEAITGFQNYMAFGWANPNSSTEIMIGADVAVTGFTEVGIPFADDFFINKYSECTIDKDGSAHGVCPDTIYEGLDPVGLTNNTEFIYGHRRDGVSFIRYRRPLATKDKKYDVPVNATANMTVIWALGLMRPPDILRPYYLPQFHGAQQSSAYGYLGLNVSEKVNDCFGPLDANNKEDQDLIVADAKVPLVVTSGLAMHYPNPPNPTKVLYINKKEAPVLRVERGVPVTFSVQAGHDVALYITSDFIGGNSTLRNKTETIYAGGPEAEGVLASPTDLVWEPDRNTPDLVYYHSVYQPKMGWKIQVVDGGLSDMYNNSVVLDDQQVTFFWTLAKDRISIAARGEKKSGYIAIGFGTRMVKSYAYVGWVDENGIGHVYSYWITGMDASGIHPTNENLTDVRCKSEDGIITFEFTRSLKPSCSHSDDPDCKNIIDPSSPLKVIWAMGSKWTDGRLSESNMHSVTSRRPVRVLLMRGSTEAEQDLRPVLAVHGFMMFLAWGILLPGGILSARYLKHVKGDGWYQIHVYLQYSGLAIVFLGLLFAVAELGGFYLSSLHVKFGLTAIFLACAQPINASIRPKRPPNGEEVSSKRLLWEYSHMITGRCAAIAGIAALFSGIKHLKDRYGSENFHGYSWALIGWFLMGVLIVIYLEYREKARRRERVFGRSNWVLGNLEEEDSIDLLSPTGAAVQKDLQQHSLRMEVQLEPLNR, from the coding sequence ATGATCCGATCTGGATCCTTTTTCATTTCCTTCATGTACCACGACAGGCGATTATTTCTTCTGTTAGGGTTTATCTTCTTCTACCTTTGCCATGCGGATCCGGGAGAAAAATCATGTACGAATACGAGTTCACACGTCGGGTTTGAATCCGGATTCACCATGGTCCAAAATCAGCTCCGGGGAGTTATGACTATAATCGACGATTGCTCTTTTAGGGTTTCACATTTTGATATGATTTCAGGAAGTGAAGTCCGGTGGTGGGGCGCGATCGGACTTGATTTTGGTAACCTTACTAATGGCTTTATTATTTCTGATCGATTGCTTAACGGTACATATAGAAATGCTTCTTTTGTAGTTCAATTAAGCAATAATATTACTTGGGATCGGATCCGAGTTATCTCTGTTTGGGATATTCCGACGGCCTCCGATTTCGGCCACGTAATTCTCACGAATGAATCTGCATTGATCCCCGGTTTGGCCCCATCGCCGTCCAATAATGATACTGCTAGTCAGGGAAGCAAAAATTGGAGTCTTTCTGCGGCGCCGACGATGCTTGATAACTGCAAGGTATTGTCTGAGAGATATAGGGTTAGATGGAATTTGAGTGTAGATAAGGGTTTTATTGATATAGGATTAGAGGCCATTACTGGGTTTCAGAATTACATGGCATTTGGGTGGGCGAATCCGAACTCAAGCACGGAGATTATGATCGGTGCTGATGTGGCGGTGACTGGTTTCACGGAGGTGGGAATTCCATTTGCTGATGATTTTTTCATCAACAAATACAGTGAGTGTACGATCGACAAGGATGGTTCAGCCCACGGTGTTTGCCCTGATACCATATATGAAGGGCTTGACCCTGTTGGATTAACCAATAATACAGAGTTTATTTATGGTCATAGGAGGGATGGAGTTTCGTTTATTAGATACCGGAGACCATTGGCCACGAAGGATAAGAAGTATGATGTGCCTGTGAATGCTACTGCTAATATGACTGTGATTTGGGCATTGGGGTTAATGAGGCCACCGGATATTCTTCGCCCTTACTATCTCCCACAGTTTCATGGAGCTCAGCAATCTTCCGCTTATGGTTATCTCGGACTTAATGTATCGGAGAAGGTAAACGATTGTTTTGGACCTTTGGATGCAAATAACAAGGAAGATCAAGACTTGATTGTTGCTGATGCAAAGGTTCCTCTTGTTGTTACTTCCGGTTTAGCAATGCATTATCCGAATCCGCCTAATCCTACAAAGGTTTTGTACATAAATAAAAAGGAGGCTCCGGTTTTGAGAGTTGAAAGAGGGGTGCCAGTGACATTCTCTGTGCAGGCTGGACATGATGTTGCATTGTACATAACATCTGATTTTATCGGTGGGAACTCCACGTTGAGGAATAAGACAGAGACTATTTATGCCGGAGGGCCTGAAGCTGAGGGCGTGTTGGCTAGTCCGACTGATTTGGTCTGGGAACCAGATAGGAATACTCCAGATTTAGTGTATTATCATTCGGTGTATCAGCCGAAAATGGGGTGGAAAATTCAGGTTGTCGATGGAGGTTTATCTGATATGTATAATAATAGTGTTGTTTTGGATGATCAGCAAGTAACTTTCTTCTGGACATTGGCAAAAGATAGGATATCTATTGCAGCTCGAGGCGAGAAAAAGAGCGGTTATATTGCAATAGGATTCGGAACTCGAATGGTAAAGAGTTATGCATATGTTGGCTGGGTTGATGAGAATGGCATTGGCCATGTATACTCGTATTGGATTACCGGAATGGACGCCTCAGGTATTCACCCAACTAATGAGAATTTGACTGACGTAAGATGCAAATCCGAAGATGGCATCATTACATTCGAGTTCACACGGTCCTTGAAACCATCATGTAGTCATAGTGATGACCCGGACTGTAAAAACATCATCGATCCTTCGAGTCCTTTAAAGGTCATATGGGCAATGGGTAGTAAATGGACAGACGGGCGACTAAGCGAGAGCAATATGCATTCTGTCACTAGTCGTAGGCCTGTTCGCGTGTTACTTATGCGTGGTTCTACGGAAGCTGAGCAAGATTTACGACCTGTGTTAGCTGTTCACGGGTTCATGATGTTCCTCGCCTGGGGCATTTTGCTTCCTGGTGGAATTCTATCCGCTAGATACCTCAAACACGTGAAAGGAGACGGCTGGTACCAAATCCACGTTTATCTGCAATACTCAGGTTTAGCAATAGTCTTCCTTGGCCTTCTTTTCGCAGTAGCGGAACTCGGTGGCTTCTATCTAAGTTCATTACATGTTAAATTTGGTCTTACTGCAATATTTTTGGCATGTGCACAACCTATAAATGCTTCCATAAGGCCTAAAAGACCTCCAAACGGAGAGGAAGTATCCTCAAAGAGGCTCCTTTGGGAGTATAGTCACATGATCACCGGCCGATGTGCTGCGATTGCTGGAATCGCAGCACTTTTCAGTGGAATTAAGCATTTGAAAGACCGATATGGAAGCGAAAACTTCCATGGATATAGTTGGGCATTGATTGGTTGGTTCTTGATGGGTGTTTTGATTGTAATCTATCTCGAATATCGAGAAAAGGCGCGGAGAAGGGAGAGGGTATTCGGTAGAAGCAATTGGGTGTTGGGTAACCTTGAAGAAGAGGATTCAATTGATCTCTTAAGTCCAACAGGGGCTGCTGTACAAAAAGATCTGCAACAACACTCTCTAAGAATGGAAGTTCAATTAGAACCTCTTAATAGATAG